The following are from one region of the Quercus robur chromosome 1, dhQueRobu3.1, whole genome shotgun sequence genome:
- the LOC126723801 gene encoding NAC transcription factor 25-like, with protein sequence MSFSPESSMEFNHEQKKQTLMVSDITTQVVPDINHTTHSSPSVVDHPDEEKLEEKKFQLEEADELALHRLLNDFDGGAEKEYHSFEHVEPPPGFRFSPTDFDLVMHYLIRKVLNHPLPWNRIVDVQLYDHSPEWLAEEYKQYGQNKWYFFTPRERKYRNGKHPNRAAGDGYWKATGTDTAIKFKELVVGYKKKLVFYRGKAPKGDKTDWIMNEYRINHAPVTKTSETDMRLDKWVLCMIYQKNESKSSKTHTQKAYPTSSHANDRNEPMKNVDMKIVEVLDFISQSYQNVPAFAHMHVSRFPNGFRAMAGKYGTLPHDNITSSFPNLFQTEASNYGTLPHDNITSSFPNLFQTLASNYGTPHALTVSNFHNQFQGVASNHETAPQMVEPFYSRQPLLHSTELNATVGNYETSIKKGEPISYMPTLGHSSFSTNESSGYLSSTSVFATNEWSKHMHLTSTFSPNDTSHSVESSGYQENKDTSKHGDYSLASDP encoded by the exons ATGTCTTTTTCTCCAGAGAGCAGTATGGAGTTTAATCATGAGCAAAAAAAGCAGACTTTGATGGTTTCTGACATAACAACCCAAGTGGTTCCCGATATAAACCATACAACACATTCATCTCCTAGTGTGGTTGATCATCCAGATGAGGAAAAACTAGAGGAGAAAAAGTTTCAATTAGAAGAGGCGGATGAGTTGGCTTTACACAGACTCCTCAATGATTTTGATGGAGGAGCAGAGAAGGAGTACCACAGCTTTGAACATGTGGAACCCCCACCTGGGTTTAGGTTCAGCCCCACCGACTTTGATCTAGTCATGCATTACTTGATCAGGAAGGTCTTGAATCATCCCTTGCCTTGGAATCGGATTGTGGATGTTCAACTCTATGACCACAGCCCCGAGTGGCTTGCAG AAGAGTACAAGCAATATGGACAAAACAAATGGTACTTTTTTACTCCAAGGGAACGAAAGTATCGAAATGGAAAGCACCCAAATCGAGCCGCAGGTGATGGATATTGGAAGGCCACCGGAACTGACACTGCAATCAAATTCAAGGAACTTGTAGTTGGGTATAAGAAGAAACTTGTTTTCTATAGAGGAAAAGCTCCAAAGGGTGACAAGACCGATTGGATAATGAATGAATATAGAATCAATCATGCTCCTGTAACTAAAACAAGTGAAACTGACATGAGG TTGGATAAATGGGTTTTGTGTATGATTTATCAGAAAAATGAGAGCAAATCAAGCAAGACTCATACTCAAAAGGCTTATCCCACATCTTCACATGCTAATGATAGAAATGAGCCAATGAAAAATGTTGATATGAAAATAGTTGAAGTTTTGGATTTTATAAGTCAGTCCTACCAAAATGTACCTGCTTTTGCTCATATGCATGTGAGTAGGTTCCCTAATGGGTTTCGAGCAATGGCTGGCAAATATGGAACTCTTCCTCATGATAATATAACTAGTAGCTTTCCTAATCTGTTTCAAACTGAGGCTAGCAACTATGGAACTCTTCCTCATGATAATATAACTAGTAGCTTTCCTAATCTTTTTCAAACTTTGGCTAGCAACTATGGAACTCCTCATGCTCTTACGGTTAGTAATTTCCATAATCAGTTTCAAGGTGTGGCTAGCAATCATGAAACTGCTCCTCAAATGGTTGAACCATTTTACTCTAGGCAACCTTTATTGCATTCTACAGAATTGAATGCAACGGTTGGCAATTATGAGACTTCTATCAAGAAAGGCGAACCCATTTCCTATATGCCTACTTTAGGGCATTCGAGCTTTTCGACAAATGAATCGAGTGGATACTTGTCTTCAACTTCGGTCTTTGCCACAAATGAATGGAGTAAACACATGCATTTGACTTCAACCTTTTCTCCAAATGATACCAGCCATTCGGTTGAATCAAGTGGATATCAAGAAAACAAGGACACTTCAAAACATGGGGATTACAGCTTAGCATCAGATCCATAA